The following proteins come from a genomic window of Halomarina ordinaria:
- a CDS encoding cation diffusion facilitator family transporter yields the protein MASSKSVVIAALIANGSIAVMKFLGYLLTGSPSMLSETYHSISDTGNQVFLLVGIRYSGREADRDHPFGYGKAQFFYAFLVAVLLFGIAGWESLRHGYEAIVDPHAVSTNLVTLPVVGTEIPSVWVNYAVLLFAILFETWALWKAYQGLSAQMVEHEWATLREAFRKTSDVTTLTAFTEDSIALGGAAIALVGVYLSQVTGNPIYDAVGSVVIGLMLMGFALALAWENKRLLLGESVAGDEDERLRTIIRDAEGVTHIDGFRTVYFGPEQLLLTADVSFDPDLGTETIDERITAIERALKDAEPQIRKVYLEPEL from the coding sequence ATGGCAAGCAGCAAGTCGGTCGTCATCGCCGCCCTCATCGCCAACGGGTCCATCGCGGTCATGAAGTTCCTCGGCTACCTCCTCACGGGGAGCCCCTCGATGCTCTCGGAGACGTATCACTCCATCTCCGACACGGGCAACCAGGTGTTCCTGCTGGTCGGCATCCGCTACAGCGGCCGCGAGGCCGACCGCGACCACCCCTTCGGCTACGGGAAGGCGCAGTTCTTCTACGCGTTCCTGGTCGCCGTCCTCCTGTTCGGCATCGCGGGCTGGGAGTCGCTGCGACACGGGTACGAGGCCATCGTCGACCCACACGCCGTCTCGACGAACCTGGTGACGCTCCCCGTCGTCGGGACCGAGATACCGAGCGTCTGGGTGAACTACGCCGTCCTCCTCTTCGCCATCCTCTTCGAGACGTGGGCGCTCTGGAAGGCCTACCAGGGACTCTCGGCGCAGATGGTCGAACACGAGTGGGCGACCCTCCGGGAGGCGTTCCGCAAGACGAGCGACGTCACCACGCTGACGGCGTTCACGGAGGACTCCATCGCGCTCGGCGGTGCAGCCATCGCCCTGGTCGGCGTCTACCTCTCGCAGGTGACCGGTAACCCGATATACGACGCCGTCGGGTCGGTGGTCATCGGCCTGATGCTGATGGGGTTCGCGCTCGCACTCGCCTGGGAGAACAAGCGCCTCCTGCTCGGCGAGTCGGTCGCCGGGGACGAGGACGAACGCCTGCGCACCATCATCCGTGACGCCGAGGGCGTCACCCACATCGACGGCTTCCGAACGGTCTACTTCGGTCCCGAACAGTTGCTCCTCACCGCGGACGTCAGCTTCGACCCCGACCTCGGGACGGAGACCATCGACGAGCGCATCACCGCCATCGAGCGGGCGCTGAAGGACGCGGAACCCCAGATACGGAAGGTGTACCTCGAACCCGAACTCTGA
- a CDS encoding metallophosphoesterase, with translation MITVVSDTHGRTGHRLAGRTLDAVREAALVVHAGDFCTEAVLDAFEAESAAFAGVVGNNDTPGVRERLPETRVVEHGGVRLAVAHGHEHTDTSLALFGRQSNADLVVVGHSHRPGFDYLGEVPVLNPGSHADPRWYEPAHAELHTDPLRGELVRPDGSVVESFAV, from the coding sequence GTGATTACCGTCGTCTCCGACACGCACGGCCGGACGGGCCACCGACTGGCGGGACGGACGCTCGACGCCGTCCGCGAGGCCGCCCTCGTGGTCCACGCGGGCGACTTCTGCACCGAGGCCGTCCTCGACGCCTTCGAGGCCGAGAGCGCCGCCTTCGCGGGCGTCGTCGGGAACAACGACACCCCCGGCGTGCGCGAACGCCTCCCCGAGACGCGGGTGGTCGAGCACGGGGGCGTCCGCCTCGCGGTCGCCCACGGGCACGAACACACCGACACCAGCCTCGCGCTGTTCGGCCGCCAGTCGAACGCCGACCTCGTCGTCGTCGGCCACTCCCACCGCCCCGGCTTCGACTACCTCGGGGAGGTGCCGGTGCTGAACCCCGGCAGCCACGCCGACCCGCGCTGGTACGAACCCGCCCACGCCGAACTGCACACCGACCCCCTGCGTGGGGAACTCGTCCGTCCGGACGGGAGCGTCGTCGAGTCGTTCGCGGTGTAG